A segment of the Gossypium hirsutum isolate 1008001.06 chromosome D10, Gossypium_hirsutum_v2.1, whole genome shotgun sequence genome:
TAAATTAGGccttcaaattgaccaaaaaggGCTCACATGTCCGTGTATCCCACACAGTCCAACAAGctagcccatgtggcccacacaacTTACCTATTTAGCCCGTGTAATCACACATGCCCTTGTGCCCCACATAggcgaccacacacccgtgtggtgcATAAGATCGACCATACGCTCGTGTGATGCACATGACCAACCACACGCTCGTATGGTATATATGACtgaccacatgctcgtgtggtgaACACAAccaaccacacggtcgtgtgacgcAGTGTAGTTTTGAAACAACTgttgttttccaatttttttgAGTTCCAATCAAGTTTTTGGGTTAGACTCACACACCTGATGATAGTTCTGATAAACTACATAACAATGTATTCTGAATCCTGCATATAGCACCAAATCGCAATGATTAACAAACACGAATTAGCCCAAAATTCCACTAGATTGCacctatttgtaaaagaaaaaatcCTTAAAATCAACACAAGAGCACTTACTTCACAGAATAACAGCATCGAAACAGTGACTACTCCATCAGAAGATTCTGATTCTCGCACCCTTCGCCTAATCAAAAGCCAAGAGAAATGCTTAACATAAAGAAGAACGAGAAATAAACACTAACATCTCAAACTTGCTCAAGGAACGAGTTAAACATCTCAAACCTTTCTTAACGAACGAAAAATAAACGACATTACTTATACTATTCTTGGATTACAGTAAAAAAATAGACAGTAAAAAAGATAGTCCTATAATGACTTAATGGCTGCAaacaaaagtaaaacaaaaagaaggaaaTAATGAAAACTCaataggaaagaaagaaagaaggggaaaaacaaaagaaacgTGACAAGTGAGATGAGAGTGGACGGTTTTAGGGAGGAGAAAAACTAGGGggaattgataaaaataaaaataaacaagatATTCTCAAAATATTCTAACCCACTAGATTTCTTTAGAATTCAAATTGACCACAACTTCTAACACAtaacaagaaaaaaaagtttTCCATATTTGTGCAGAACAAGATTTGAATAGAAGACCTAAGGGTAAGCTAAAGCCTTACCATTAAACCAGTAGGATCATCCTTGAAAGTAACTCACAAAAACAAAAGATAAGCCCTAAGACTCAAGTCTTACATAATACCAAAattaatggaaaattttcaaaataagggaATCAAACTCATGACCTAAAGTAAACATTCAAAGCACTTGAccaacataccaaatcaaattaTTTGACATATTTAAACAATCCAAACTTAAGAAtgttggggcattacaactctcccctctttaaagaaattttagCGTCTAAATTTACCTGACTAAAAAATATAGGGATACTGTTGAGGGATCGAGTCCTTAGGCTCCCAAGTGGCTATTCTGAATCATGATTCCGccatagaaccttaactaatggaATGGTCTTTCTCCTTAAGACCTTAACTTTATAATCCATAATCTGTACCAACTCCTCCTCAAAGGAAAAATTTGGCCTCAACTCAATCTCCTCCACAGGAATAACATGAGAATGACAACATGGACAtgtgaaagacgtcatgaatatGTTCCAACTCCAAAAGCAGCTTTAACTGATAAGCAATTGGCCCAACATGCCTCAAAACCTGATACGGCTTGataaacctagggcttaacttgctCTTACGACCAAATTTaggaacctttttccacggagaaaCCTTAAGGAATACACGATCCCTCACCCTGAACTCAATATCCTTCCTCTTAAGATCCGCATAAGACTTCCGTCTATCAGAAGCGACTTTAAGTCAATCTCAAATCAAATAAACCTTATCCTTAGTCTTGATAACTAACTCAGGACCCAACACCTTCCTTTCACCCAATTCGGTCCAACAAAgtggagtgcgacacttacgatcatataaggcttcataaggagccatatgaatgctagactgaaaactattattataagcgaattcagcTAGCTATAGAAACTCTTTTCAACTATCCTGAAAGTCAATAGCACAACTCTAAAGCATATTCTCTAAAATCTAAATTaccctctcagactgaccatcagtttgaggatgaaacgttgtactgaagtccaatcgagtacctagagcctcatgtaatttcttccaaaattgagaaGTAAATCGAGAATCTTAATCTAAAATAATCGATATTGGAACCCTATGAAGCCTAACTATATCTAAAATGTAAGCTTCGCAAACTTCTGCAAAGAATAATTGGTTCTGATTAGAATAAAGTGAGGAGACTTAGTTGAGCGATCCATAATAACTCAAACATAATCCTTCTTAATAGGTGTCAAATGTAACCAACTAaggaagtccatagttactcgtTCCCACTTTTGCAATGGGATCTTAACGAGTTGAAGCAAACCAGAAGGAagttggtgctcagccttaatcTTTTGGCACATTAGACAATGAGACACAAATTCGGTTACCTCATGTTTcaacccaggccaccaatataactctcgAAGGTCACggtacatcttattaccactgggatgcatagcataggggctaCTATGTGCTTCTTGCAGAATGGATTGTCTCAAATCTATATCACTCGGCACATAAATctgacctcaaaaacatagaatATCATTGCTATTAAGCCCAAAATTCAAAATCTTACCCTTATTAATTTGCTAAACCTGAATGATCAGAGACTCATTCAGAAGCTGCTTATTTTTAATCTCATTCAACCAAGTTGGATTAACTTGCAACTCGACCAGAATcctaccatcatcaaacaaaattagacgagcaaacatcgctaTTAACTCAAATATAGATCTTTGAATAAGAGCATcgaccaccacattagccttgccaaGATTATAGTTTATCGGGCAATCATAGTCCTTAAGTAACTCAATCCAATGATGctacctaagattcaactccttttgagtgaagaggtacttgaggctcttgtgatcagtataaaTGCTACACCTCTCACCGTACAGATAATACCTCCAAATCTAAAGAGCAAAGACAACCGTAGTAAGCTTGAGATCATACGTCGAATAAGTACCCTCATGCTATTTTAGCTGTCTCGATGCATAAGCCACTACCTTTCCTTCTTTCATTAGAACACAACCCAAACTAGTATGGGGTGTACCACTATACACAATAAACTCTTTCCTAGGTTTAGCCTGAATTAGAATGGATGCCTGTGTCAAAACAGATTTGAGCCCCTCAAAGTTCGATTGCGACTCATTGACCCACACAAACAGAGTGTTCTTACACAATAACTTAGTCAAGGGAGCTACTATAAGTGAGAACCCTCGACTAACCTCCAATAATATCCCATCAAACCAAGAAAACTCTGAAGCTCGGTCACATTTCTAGGCTACTTTCAATCCAGAATAGCCTTTATCTTTTTAGGGTACCCTCAGTAGAAACCATATGCCCCAGAAACATGATCTCACTTAAACAAAATTCATAGTTACTTAACTTAGCGTAGAGCTCCTTCTCACGAAGAGTCTGAAAAACCACTCTAAGGTGTTCATCATGCTCATCATCGATCTTAGAATATACCAAGATATCATTGATAAATACTACGACGAACTTATCCAGATACGACTGAAAAACTTGGTTCTTGAGATCCATGAAAGCAGTCAAAGCATTAGTCAAACTGaatggcatgacaaggaactcgtaatgccataacgagtcctaaaggcAGTCTTATGCACATTAGCCTCATTTACTTTCAATTGATGATATCTAGAATTAAGACCAATCTTCGAGAACACTGATGCCCCacgaaactgatcaaacagatcatcaatcctcgaaagtgggtacttattctttactgtCAATTTGTTTAACTGGCGATAATCCTCACACATCCTCATTGAACCGTCCTTCTTTTTGACAAAAAGAATCGGTGTTCCCCACGAGACACACTAGGTCAAATAAACCCTTATCTAGAAGTTCCTGAAGTTGAAACTTTATCTCTTttagctcctttggtgccataaGGTAATGAGCGATGGACATTGAAGCTATTCTAGGAAAAACCTCAATTCTGAACTCAACCTCCCTATTCGGTGTTAACCCCAACAATTTCTCAGAAAGATGTTTGAAAAATCCCTTACAGTTCGAATCCCTTCCACAGCTGATACCACATTACTGGTGTTATGCACATAAGCCAAATATGCATCACACCCCTTTTAGACCAACTTTTCGGCTACCATAGCAGAGATTACATTAAAGAGGTAATCTCGACGCTCGTCGACCATCACCACTTCCTCACCATCTCCAACCT
Coding sequences within it:
- the LOC121222052 gene encoding uncharacterized protein, with amino-acid sequence MANVIASMFTMYSHPYFALIDYGSTHSYIASSVLGNLGILVKDASSVVSGFVFPTDLMRLSFEEFNLILSTDWLVEHRVGLDCNSKRVTLKVGDGEEVVMVDERRDYLFNVISAMDSLWHYEFLVMPFSLTNALTAFMDLKNQVFQSYLDKFVVVFINDILVYSKIDDEHDEHLRVVFQTLREKELYAKLSNYEFCLSEIMFLGHMAKPRKEFIVYSGTPHTSLGCVLMKEGKIWRYYLYGERCSIYTDHKSLKILVELQVNPTWLNEIKNKQLLNESLIIQIYVPSDIDLRQSILQEAHSSPYAMHPSGNKMYRDLRELYWWPGLKHEVTEFVSHCLMCQKIKAEHQLPSGLLQLVKIPLQKRKSYADLKRKDIEFRVRDRVFLKVSPWKKVPKFGRKSKLSPRFIKPYQVLRHVGPIAYQLKLLLELEHIHDVFHMSMRRVRESESSDGVVTVSMLLFCEDSEYIVM